A single window of Bacteroidota bacterium DNA harbors:
- a CDS encoding alkaline phosphatase family protein → MKYAITFIFTLSLTAFLLSQNGPKKPAVNIIPAKPKLVVGIIIDQMRFDYVYRFWDKYGNDGFKRLVNEGYNCRDVNYNYVPTFTGPGHSSVYSGTTPSISGIISNSWYDRESGKEVYCVEDHNVKSVGAESPEGESSPHRLLVTTIGDQLRLSNNKQSKVIGIALKDRGAILPAGHTANAAYWYDGVSGKWITSTYYMNELPSWVDTFNTKKLPQKYLSQSWTTILPADQYKESLPDDNKYEGLFSGETKPVFPHDLASLQAANGGLGLIRTTPFGNSLTEDFAEATLTGEQLGKGNVTDFLCVSFSSTDYIGHMYGPQSMEIEDCYIRLDKELADLFHFIDSYIGKNNALVFLTADHGAVETPQYLKDNNIPAGYFNDSKAVDSLKKTLRNVYGDSLVLSFGNEQVFLDRKTMDAKKLDHTAVERFVADFLMGFKGVQSTMTRTDLISEQYTDVPKKLIQNGFNAQRSGDVCVILQPGWFGEWPKHTGTTHGAPWSYDTHVPLFWWGWKVKNGNSDDAHNITDVAPTVCMALNIQFPDGCTGVPITGIMK, encoded by the coding sequence ATGAAATACGCCATCACTTTTATTTTCACGCTTTCACTCACCGCTTTTCTTTTATCGCAGAATGGCCCGAAGAAACCCGCTGTGAATATTATTCCGGCAAAACCAAAACTCGTTGTTGGAATTATCATTGACCAGATGCGTTTCGATTATGTGTATCGCTTCTGGGATAAATACGGTAATGACGGATTCAAGCGTCTCGTGAATGAAGGATATAATTGCCGCGATGTAAATTATAATTATGTTCCCACCTTCACCGGGCCCGGGCATTCTTCTGTTTATTCCGGAACAACTCCATCCATCAGCGGAATTATTTCTAATTCCTGGTACGATCGTGAATCGGGGAAAGAAGTTTATTGCGTGGAAGATCACAATGTAAAAAGCGTAGGAGCAGAATCGCCGGAAGGAGAAAGTTCACCTCATCGTTTACTGGTAACCACCATTGGAGATCAGCTTCGTCTTTCCAATAACAAACAATCGAAAGTGATCGGCATTGCTTTGAAAGACCGTGGTGCAATACTTCCGGCAGGTCACACAGCAAATGCTGCTTATTGGTACGACGGCGTGTCCGGCAAATGGATCACCAGTACTTATTACATGAATGAACTGCCTTCGTGGGTTGATACGTTCAACACAAAAAAATTGCCTCAAAAATATCTTTCACAATCCTGGACCACCATTCTTCCTGCCGATCAATACAAAGAAAGTCTTCCCGACGACAATAAATACGAAGGGCTTTTTTCCGGTGAAACAAAACCTGTTTTTCCGCATGATCTCGCCTCTCTTCAGGCGGCCAACGGAGGGCTGGGGCTCATTCGCACCACGCCATTCGGAAATTCATTGACAGAAGATTTTGCCGAAGCTACGCTCACCGGTGAACAACTCGGCAAAGGAAATGTCACTGATTTTCTCTGCGTGAGTTTTTCTTCCACCGATTACATCGGCCACATGTACGGCCCGCAGAGCATGGAGATCGAAGACTGTTACATTCGCCTCGACAAAGAGCTTGCCGATCTTTTTCATTTCATCGATTCTTATATCGGAAAAAATAATGCACTTGTTTTTCTCACCGCCGATCATGGCGCAGTGGAAACGCCGCAATACCTGAAGGATAATAATATTCCTGCGGGATATTTCAACGACAGCAAAGCGGTCGATTCATTGAAGAAAACGTTAAGAAATGTTTACGGCGATTCATTGGTACTTTCATTCGGCAATGAGCAGGTATTTCTCGATCGCAAAACAATGGACGCAAAAAAACTGGATCATACCGCAGTGGAAAGATTCGTCGCCGATTTCCTGATGGGATTCAAAGGTGTGCAGTCCACGATGACGAGAACAGATCTGATTTCGGAGCAGTACACCGATGTTCCGAAGAAATTAATTCAGAATGGATTTAATGCACAGCGTTCGGGCGATGTTTGTGTTATATTACAACCCGGATGGTTTGGTGAATGGCCGAAACATACGGGTACTACACATGGCGCGCCCTGGAGTTATGACACGCATGTGCCGCTTTTCTGGTGGGGATGGAAAGTGAAGAACGGAAATTCGGATGATGCGCATAACATTACCGATGTAGCGCCTACTGTTTGCATGGCGCTGAATATTCAGTTTCCCGACGGATGTACCGGCGTTCCGATAACAGGAATTATGAAATAA
- a CDS encoding EI24 domain-containing protein, with protein sequence MAFWSDLGKGISSHFEAVIFIAKNKLWGYFLYPVFLIVLLHLAGAWSIYSFSEMLVNKVGDYLTPELNTGYAWVDVVLLLLIKLFRFVAGFVLHLYLLAFFLKILRYLVLLFCSPMMALLSAKVEELKNGNKYPFAFGQFMKDIFRGMMVVLRNIFLELLLMLLALIIGWIPVIGWLTVPFIYIISWYFLGFNMMDYTCERKRMSVSQSASFIRKRKGIAIGNGLIFALMLDIPYAGIVIAPVIASAAATLATVEAMDQKK encoded by the coding sequence ATGGCATTCTGGTCTGATCTCGGCAAAGGAATTTCTTCGCATTTCGAAGCGGTGATTTTCATTGCTAAAAACAAGTTGTGGGGATATTTTCTTTATCCGGTTTTTCTGATCGTGTTGCTTCATCTTGCAGGTGCATGGTCCATCTATTCATTCAGTGAAATGCTCGTAAACAAAGTGGGTGATTATCTCACGCCCGAACTTAATACCGGTTATGCCTGGGTGGATGTGGTGCTGTTGTTGCTGATAAAATTATTCCGTTTCGTTGCCGGATTTGTACTTCATCTTTACCTGCTCGCTTTTTTTCTGAAAATATTACGCTACCTCGTTCTCCTTTTTTGTTCTCCGATGATGGCGTTGCTTTCCGCAAAAGTGGAAGAATTGAAAAACGGAAATAAATACCCGTTCGCATTCGGACAATTCATGAAAGATATTTTCCGTGGAATGATGGTGGTACTGCGGAATATTTTTCTTGAATTGTTATTGATGCTGCTCGCTTTGATCATTGGCTGGATCCCGGTCATCGGCTGGCTCACCGTTCCTTTCATTTATATTATCAGTTGGTATTTTCTTGGATTCAATATGATGGATTATACGTGTGAAAGAAAAAGAATGTCGGTGTCGCAGAGTGCATCTTTCATTCGCAAACGAAAAGGAATTGCAATCGGAAATGGTTTGATCTTTGCCTTGATGCTTGATATTCCCTACGCAGGAATTGTGATTGCACCGGTAATCGCATCTGCAGCTGCTACGCTGGCAACGGTCGAAGCAATGGATCAGAAAAAATAA
- a CDS encoding menaquinone biosynthesis protein: MVRISAVSYLNTKPFLHGLKLAALKNVELSVDIPSECARKLLEGEVDLGLIPVAVIPSMKEAHLIPGFCIAGDGEVDSVKLYSDVPLEKIKTVLLDYQSKTSVLLTKILAGEFWKINPEWKNAQSGYEKQIAGTQAGVVIGDRTFEMNGKYQHEYDLSAQWKKMTGLPFVFACWVSNKILPEEFILQLSSAFERGLNDMGTVIESEKKNFPFFDVEKYLGSTLRLRMDERAFSGMQLFLEKVSNHRP; this comes from the coding sequence ATGGTCCGCATTTCCGCTGTTTCTTATCTCAACACAAAACCATTTCTGCACGGACTGAAACTTGCGGCTTTGAAAAATGTTGAACTCAGCGTTGACATTCCTTCCGAATGTGCGAGAAAACTCCTCGAAGGAGAAGTAGATCTCGGATTGATACCCGTCGCAGTAATTCCGTCAATGAAAGAGGCGCACCTCATTCCCGGTTTCTGCATTGCCGGCGACGGTGAAGTGGATTCTGTGAAATTGTACAGTGATGTTCCGCTTGAAAAAATAAAAACAGTGCTGCTCGATTACCAGAGTAAAACTTCGGTATTGCTTACAAAAATTCTTGCCGGCGAATTCTGGAAGATAAACCCCGAATGGAAAAATGCACAGTCCGGTTATGAAAAACAGATCGCGGGCACGCAGGCGGGTGTAGTGATCGGTGACCGGACTTTTGAAATGAATGGAAAATATCAGCATGAATATGACCTTTCTGCCCAATGGAAAAAAATGACCGGGCTTCCATTCGTGTTTGCGTGCTGGGTGAGCAATAAAATATTGCCCGAAGAATTCATTCTTCAACTTTCTTCTGCCTTTGAACGCGGATTGAATGATATGGGCACAGTAATTGAAAGTGAAAAAAAGAATTTCCCCTTCTTTGATGTGGAAAAATACCTCGGGTCGACCCTAAGATTAAGAATGGATGAACGCGCATTTTCCGGCATGCAGCTTTTTCTCGAAAAAGTAAGCAACCATCGCCCATAA
- the crcB gene encoding fluoride efflux transporter CrcB — translation MFQTIALIFLGGGIGSLARFGVSLGTRVFTEGKFPLATLLANVLSCLVMGIALALFSEKLKDSNIFAFIVVGFCGGFSTFSTFSAETIRLMRDGYFLLGVLNVIVSVVMCLLVLYYLLPEDKKLIP, via the coding sequence ATGTTTCAAACCATAGCATTGATCTTTCTCGGTGGTGGAATCGGCAGTCTTGCACGTTTCGGTGTTTCACTCGGGACAAGGGTATTTACCGAAGGAAAATTTCCATTGGCTACCTTGCTTGCGAATGTGCTGAGTTGCCTTGTAATGGGAATTGCTCTCGCCCTCTTTTCAGAAAAACTGAAGGATTCGAATATTTTCGCTTTTATCGTCGTGGGTTTCTGCGGCGGCTTCAGTACTTTTTCCACGTTCAGTGCAGAAACGATCCGGCTCATGCGTGATGGTTATTTTCTATTGGGAGTTTTAAATGTTATCGTGAGTGTTGTGATGTGCCTGCTTGTTTTATACTATCTGCTGCCCGAAGACAAAAAATTAATTCCATAG
- a CDS encoding PD40 domain-containing protein, translating into MKRAISLAGLLFFFLTNNLFSQSIVDKSGDELKLFNAQQAFNGGDYVKAVNLYKEVLANKPNDAVIITHIGECYFNMQEPDKAMEQFTQAKAINENATPQLRFLIGRCYQQKGKLDDAMTEYSAARIVNTADPVMSKEVEYYFAQCQTAKAFMASPKPVTVTNLGAAVNSPYDDKRPSITSDMKTMIFTSRRPDGKNANQDNEGDGGYFEDIYYSSWDSVKGTWGEADLVRGAVNTEGHDANCSISPDGKQMFIYENNAQEGGTGAGDIYVSKKSSSGKWGTPKNMGKGINTSYFEDGAALSPDGNTLYFMSERGLDLPWKGQKGYGHSDIWMCTKKDKTTWNDPVNLGPVINTEYDEGGIFPAPDGKTLYFCSSGHNSMGGYDIFMTRNENGTWTEPVNLGYPINTVGNERMFLLSSDGKTAYIDSDRDGGLGERDIWMVDMTNLLPKPHTGPYMSLLTGSLFNADGKPVSATLDIYDASGTKVTSVTSSDQGNYQVSLEGDKTYEIRIEAPGMKPIKESVLLPADKSGSTFELVKHFILYKQ; encoded by the coding sequence ATGAAACGAGCAATCTCCCTTGCAGGCCTCCTGTTTTTTTTTCTCACCAACAACTTATTTTCACAAAGCATCGTTGACAAAAGCGGCGATGAATTGAAACTCTTCAATGCGCAGCAGGCATTCAACGGCGGCGATTATGTGAAAGCGGTGAATCTTTACAAAGAGGTGCTGGCAAATAAACCGAATGATGCAGTGATCATCACACACATCGGCGAATGTTATTTCAATATGCAGGAACCCGACAAAGCGATGGAGCAATTCACGCAGGCAAAAGCCATCAATGAAAATGCAACGCCCCAACTTCGTTTTCTCATTGGAAGATGTTACCAGCAGAAAGGAAAACTCGATGATGCGATGACGGAATATTCTGCAGCCAGAATCGTGAACACTGCTGATCCTGTGATGTCGAAAGAAGTGGAATATTATTTTGCGCAATGCCAGACCGCAAAAGCATTTATGGCTTCTCCAAAACCTGTTACCGTTACCAATCTCGGCGCAGCGGTAAATAGCCCTTATGACGACAAGCGTCCTTCCATTACTTCCGATATGAAAACGATGATCTTCACTTCGCGCAGGCCCGATGGAAAAAATGCGAACCAGGATAATGAAGGCGATGGAGGATATTTCGAAGACATTTATTATTCTTCCTGGGATTCTGTGAAAGGAACATGGGGGGAAGCAGATCTTGTTCGCGGTGCTGTGAATACAGAAGGACACGATGCTAATTGTTCGATTTCTCCCGATGGAAAACAAATGTTCATTTATGAGAACAACGCACAGGAAGGCGGTACAGGCGCTGGTGATATTTATGTTTCAAAAAAATCTTCTTCCGGAAAATGGGGCACACCGAAAAATATGGGCAAAGGGATTAACACGAGTTATTTTGAAGATGGCGCCGCACTTTCTCCCGATGGAAATACACTTTATTTCATGAGTGAACGCGGACTCGATCTTCCGTGGAAAGGACAAAAAGGGTACGGCCATTCTGATATCTGGATGTGTACGAAAAAAGATAAAACAACTTGGAATGATCCGGTAAATCTGGGGCCGGTCATCAATACAGAATATGATGAAGGCGGAATTTTTCCGGCGCCCGATGGAAAAACTCTCTACTTCTGTTCGAGCGGACACAACAGTATGGGTGGTTATGATATTTTCATGACGCGAAATGAAAACGGAACGTGGACAGAACCGGTGAATCTCGGTTACCCGATCAACACGGTTGGTAATGAAAGAATGTTCCTGCTTTCTTCCGATGGAAAAACAGCTTACATAGACAGCGATCGCGATGGCGGGCTCGGTGAAAGAGATATCTGGATGGTGGATATGACAAACTTACTACCGAAACCACACACGGGCCCATACATGTCGCTGCTTACAGGATCACTCTTCAATGCTGATGGAAAACCAGTTTCTGCTACGCTCGATATTTACGATGCAAGCGGAACTAAAGTGACGAGTGTTACTTCCAGCGATCAGGGAAATTACCAGGTTTCACTCGAGGGAGATAAAACTTACGAGATCAGGATAGAAGCACCGGGAATGAAACCCATCAAGGAAAGTGTTCTGTTGCCGGCTGATAAATCGGGTTCCACTTTTGAACTGGTGAAACATTTCATTCTTTACAAGCAATAA
- a CDS encoding AAA family ATPase has protein sequence MANSTKKYRRIFDKAETTYVRCELSFYNKLFDEEDWSCTVVLKCFDVTGGQKKELCSLDTKRDVKKDENIVYMRDGWGNATEGAYWRKGEFVWEAYIENELVGAAKFVINDVAKVVLGNNPYFDVEYIKLYTGDKNAWEIKDRKYLVKINRNTTPNVWVEFKMKNKVNVDWQYEIFFNFLDDAYQLKGQVMSEGKIEAAKLDYTYNINVGWGHEKPGEWKDDKYEVEVVFMDTLIAMVSFECGDADEEGIPQLILGGTRLEVAAGEQNTQNKTSEQKVEDESMEQLLAKLDSLTGLTEVKKAIRDHISYLNFIKLRQEKGFEESGKLSLHSVFTGNPGTGKTTVVNMLGKIYKKMGLLTKGHVQEVDRADLVGEYIGQTAPKVRKAIEQARGGILFIDEAYSLARQGDDAKDFGKEVIEILLKEMSDGKGDIAIMAAGYPKEMDVFIDSNPGLKSRFSHYYNFEDYLPEELIEIALQSAEKKGVTLTDEAKKFLEEQFVELYRTRDNAFGNARMAIGVIEESKMDMGLRLMQAGDLSQLSKEQLSMIELSDVEKAFGGRTRKRADIGINEKLLRESLEELNALVGMENIKTEINELVKLVRFYRETGKDVMNRFSLHAVFTGNPGTGKTTLARIIAKLYKGLGLLEKGHLVETDRQGLVAGYIGQTAIKTQERVDAAIGGVLFIDEAYALGEGGSGDFGKEAVEVVLKRMEDQRGQFAVIVAGYPENMYKFMETNPGLRSRFDRTYEFKDYSPEELYVISKSLLAQEKLQATPEADDHLKKYFELLYTKRDKFFGNARTIRQVIGEAVKNQHLRMASMDASARTPVTLGTLTIDDVKEFELKDDGGGRPQLGFRFGTAGA, from the coding sequence ATGGCGAATTCCACGAAAAAGTACCGTCGGATATTCGATAAAGCGGAAACTACTTACGTGCGCTGTGAACTCTCGTTCTACAATAAATTATTCGATGAAGAGGACTGGAGCTGCACGGTCGTTCTTAAATGTTTCGATGTGACAGGCGGACAAAAAAAAGAACTCTGTTCGCTCGATACGAAACGTGATGTGAAAAAAGATGAGAACATCGTGTACATGCGCGATGGCTGGGGCAATGCAACAGAAGGCGCATACTGGAGAAAAGGCGAATTTGTGTGGGAAGCATACATCGAAAACGAATTAGTGGGCGCTGCAAAGTTTGTGATCAATGATGTGGCAAAGGTTGTGTTGGGAAACAACCCATACTTCGATGTCGAGTATATAAAATTATATACCGGCGACAAGAACGCGTGGGAGATCAAGGACAGGAAATACCTGGTAAAAATAAATCGCAACACCACTCCGAATGTGTGGGTTGAATTTAAAATGAAAAATAAAGTGAATGTGGACTGGCAGTACGAGATATTCTTCAATTTTCTCGATGATGCGTACCAGTTGAAAGGGCAGGTGATGAGCGAAGGAAAAATTGAAGCCGCCAAACTCGATTACACATATAACATCAATGTAGGATGGGGACACGAGAAACCAGGAGAATGGAAAGACGATAAGTATGAAGTAGAAGTTGTGTTCATGGATACGCTCATCGCTATGGTGAGTTTCGAATGCGGTGATGCAGATGAAGAAGGAATTCCGCAACTCATTCTCGGTGGAACGCGTCTCGAAGTTGCAGCAGGCGAACAGAACACGCAGAATAAAACAAGCGAGCAGAAAGTGGAAGATGAATCCATGGAACAACTGCTTGCGAAACTGGATTCACTCACCGGTTTGACCGAAGTGAAAAAAGCAATTCGCGATCACATCAGTTATCTCAACTTCATCAAACTCCGCCAGGAAAAAGGTTTTGAAGAAAGCGGAAAATTAAGTTTGCATTCTGTTTTTACCGGGAATCCCGGTACGGGAAAAACAACAGTGGTGAACATGCTCGGAAAAATTTATAAGAAAATGGGATTGCTCACTAAAGGCCATGTGCAGGAAGTGGATCGCGCCGATCTCGTGGGTGAATACATCGGGCAAACCGCCCCTAAAGTGCGTAAAGCAATAGAGCAGGCGAGAGGAGGAATTCTTTTTATTGATGAAGCGTACTCACTCGCGCGCCAGGGCGATGATGCAAAAGATTTCGGAAAAGAAGTAATTGAAATTCTCTTGAAAGAAATGTCGGATGGAAAAGGAGACATCGCCATCATGGCGGCCGGCTACCCGAAAGAAATGGATGTGTTCATCGATTCTAATCCGGGTTTGAAATCTCGCTTTTCTCATTACTATAATTTCGAAGATTACCTACCGGAAGAATTGATCGAGATCGCATTGCAGTCGGCAGAAAAAAAAGGAGTTACTCTTACTGATGAAGCGAAAAAATTTCTCGAAGAACAATTCGTGGAATTGTACCGCACGCGCGACAACGCTTTCGGAAATGCGAGAATGGCGATCGGCGTTATCGAAGAATCGAAAATGGATATGGGTTTGCGATTGATGCAGGCCGGCGATCTTTCTCAATTGAGCAAAGAACAATTATCCATGATCGAACTTTCCGATGTGGAAAAAGCTTTCGGCGGGCGCACACGCAAGCGCGCCGATATCGGCATCAATGAAAAATTATTGCGTGAGTCACTTGAGGAATTGAATGCACTCGTGGGAATGGAAAATATAAAAACGGAAATAAATGAACTGGTGAAACTCGTTCGTTTTTACCGCGAGACCGGAAAAGATGTGATGAATCGTTTTTCACTGCACGCAGTTTTCACCGGAAATCCGGGAACAGGAAAAACTACACTCGCACGCATCATTGCAAAACTTTATAAAGGACTCGGACTTCTTGAGAAAGGACATCTCGTGGAAACAGATCGCCAGGGATTGGTTGCCGGCTACATCGGGCAAACGGCGATCAAAACGCAGGAACGTGTGGATGCTGCAATCGGCGGTGTGCTTTTCATTGACGAAGCGTATGCATTGGGCGAAGGCGGATCGGGAGATTTCGGAAAAGAAGCAGTGGAAGTTGTTTTAAAAAGAATGGAAGATCAGCGCGGACAATTTGCAGTGATCGTTGCCGGTTACCCGGAGAACATGTACAAATTCATGGAAACGAATCCCGGTTTGAGATCGCGCTTCGATCGCACTTACGAATTCAAGGATTATTCGCCCGAAGAATTGTATGTGATCTCGAAATCTTTATTGGCACAGGAAAAACTGCAGGCCACTCCCGAAGCGGACGATCATCTGAAAAAATATTTCGAATTGCTCTATACCAAACGCGATAAATTTTTCGGCAATGCACGCACCATTCGCCAGGTGATAGGCGAGGCGGTGAAGAATCAGCATTTGAGAATGGCTTCCATGGATGCGAGTGCGCGCACGCCCGTTACGCTCGGTACGCTCACGATAGACGATGTGAAAGAATTTGAATTGAAAGACGATGGAGGCGGAAGGCCGCAACTCGGATTCCGTTTCGGAACGGCAGGCGCGTGA
- a CDS encoding TonB family protein → MKFIFLFSFSFCLFTVHAQEYMDKKNGRVNIYYGNSKNVRETGDVKEHYRDGEWNCYSTSESLLLTENFSAGILNGAYVEYYNDTKQVKTTGTYANGKMTGEWIGYYDDGKKQSIAHYDANGKPVGVEEEFFENERIQSYILVRSDGTDVRTYYTKDGNVCSVTNYKNGMKDGEEKIYDTGDIQNLNDTAASSDAFYSAGKLNGKKTEYLHGKKIAEQNFKNGKNDGALARWDVDGNLLYTENYSNGLLDGTTTYYNGKNISAVINYSAGHKNGKEEHFYPSKSRSWWTYGILDSSYAYYPDGKLKEKCARSSTNTQLLLCMQKDSVGHIIHKWNTDRSDRKEGEEIFYYPNGKMKSDIDYVDGVAMGTFTIYNKSGIKVLQATCNGNNPSSAFVVLSDAGTKIDPANAAYIDQVKKYLPLNFNLCHSNATNSYGIIFTSTPQKDFTIKELDDVTRTAEISDGNVDVPVETINNQEEIFSFAEQMPEFPGGEDSLQHYLSRTVKYPEIEKESGKMGTVYVGFVIEKDGSVSNVAIKKSSGTSGFDKEAMRVFSLMPKWEPGKMNGRAVRVQMIQPLRFVMQ, encoded by the coding sequence ATGAAATTCATTTTTCTTTTTTCATTTTCGTTCTGCCTCTTCACTGTTCATGCACAGGAATACATGGATAAGAAAAACGGAAGAGTGAATATTTATTATGGCAACAGCAAGAATGTGAGAGAAACCGGCGATGTGAAAGAACATTACCGCGACGGGGAATGGAATTGTTACTCCACGAGCGAATCTTTACTGCTAACAGAAAATTTCTCAGCAGGAATTCTGAACGGTGCCTACGTGGAATATTACAACGACACGAAGCAGGTGAAAACAACCGGAACGTACGCGAATGGAAAAATGACCGGTGAATGGATCGGTTATTATGATGACGGGAAGAAACAGAGCATTGCACATTACGATGCGAATGGAAAACCAGTTGGTGTGGAAGAAGAATTTTTCGAGAACGAAAGAATACAATCTTACATCCTCGTGAGAAGTGACGGAACTGATGTGCGGACTTACTATACAAAAGACGGCAACGTTTGTTCGGTGACGAATTACAAGAATGGGATGAAAGACGGAGAAGAAAAAATTTATGACACGGGAGATATTCAGAATCTCAATGACACCGCGGCGTCTTCTGATGCTTTTTATTCTGCAGGAAAACTGAACGGGAAGAAAACGGAATACCTGCACGGGAAAAAAATAGCAGAACAAAATTTCAAGAACGGGAAGAATGACGGAGCTCTTGCCCGGTGGGACGTAGACGGGAATTTGCTTTACACCGAGAATTATTCGAATGGCTTGCTCGACGGAACGACGACTTATTACAACGGAAAAAATATCTCTGCAGTGATCAATTATTCCGCCGGGCACAAGAATGGAAAAGAAGAACATTTTTATCCGTCGAAAAGCAGATCGTGGTGGACGTATGGAATTCTTGATTCGAGTTACGCTTATTACCCGGATGGAAAACTGAAAGAGAAATGTGCGCGTTCATCCACCAACACACAACTACTACTTTGCATGCAGAAAGATTCTGTGGGGCACATTATTCATAAATGGAATACCGACCGCAGTGACCGGAAAGAAGGAGAAGAAATTTTTTATTACCCGAATGGAAAAATGAAAAGTGATATTGATTACGTGGATGGCGTAGCGATGGGAACTTTTACCATTTACAATAAATCCGGAATAAAAGTGCTGCAGGCAACTTGCAATGGAAACAATCCGTCTTCAGCATTTGTTGTGCTGAGTGATGCCGGCACGAAAATAGATCCGGCTAACGCTGCATACATTGACCAGGTAAAAAAATATCTGCCGCTGAATTTCAATCTCTGTCACTCGAACGCAACTAACAGCTACGGAATTATTTTTACTTCCACTCCGCAAAAAGATTTTACGATAAAAGAACTTGATGATGTGACCCGTACAGCAGAAATATCCGATGGTAATGTTGATGTCCCGGTAGAGACAATAAATAACCAGGAAGAAATTTTCTCATTCGCAGAACAGATGCCAGAATTTCCCGGCGGAGAGGATTCATTGCAGCACTATCTCTCAAGGACCGTCAAGTATCCCGAAATAGAAAAAGAAAGCGGAAAAATGGGAACTGTTTACGTTGGATTTGTGATCGAAAAAGACGGAAGTGTTTCGAATGTAGCTATCAAAAAAAGCAGCGGCACTTCCGGGTTCGACAAAGAAGCGATGCGCGTATTTTCATTGATGCCAAAATGGGAGCCGGGAAAAATGAACGGAAGAGCGGTGCGGGTTCAAATGATACAACCGCTGAGATTCGTGATGCAGTGA
- a CDS encoding phosphatase PAP2 family protein, producing the protein MLSSLNNFDHHLFLAIHHFRCGILDWLMPWVSNRWIWIPLYAILFFILWKRFGKQMLLIAATITLLVLASDQTANFLKDHVKRARPCADPAFAHEQIYTPLGCGGEYGFVSGHAANSAAIAVFLFLLSGNFSGFAPARNRKWWLLLFPWALLICWSRIYLGVHFPFDVLCGMFVGISCGIIFFVFYKKLVPVLR; encoded by the coding sequence GTGTTATCCTCACTTAACAACTTCGATCATCATCTTTTCCTGGCCATTCATCATTTTCGCTGCGGAATTCTTGACTGGCTCATGCCGTGGGTGTCGAACCGGTGGATATGGATCCCGTTGTATGCGATCCTGTTTTTCATTCTGTGGAAACGTTTCGGGAAACAAATGCTCCTGATTGCGGCCACGATCACATTGCTGGTTCTTGCAAGCGACCAGACCGCAAATTTTCTAAAGGATCATGTGAAGCGCGCGCGTCCGTGCGCCGATCCTGCGTTCGCGCATGAGCAGATCTACACGCCGCTCGGGTGCGGGGGTGAATATGGTTTTGTGTCGGGACATGCTGCGAACAGCGCCGCCATTGCCGTTTTTCTTTTTCTGCTCTCGGGAAATTTTTCGGGATTCGCACCGGCGCGCAATCGTAAATGGTGGCTTCTTCTTTTTCCATGGGCGCTGCTCATTTGCTGGAGCAGAATTTATCTGGGCGTTCATTTTCCATTTGATGTGCTCTGCGGAATGTTTGTTGGAATTTCCTGTGGAATAATATTTTTTGTGTTCTACAAAAAATTAGTTCCTGTTTTGCGATAG